GGTATAAAGGTTTTCACCGCTTTGGATGATGTCTCTAAATCGTTGTGATTCATTTACAAGAAGTCTTTCTTCACCTACCACTTTATTGTTTTTGATCTCAAGACGTGCAATGTGTAAGCCACTCAAGCAACCCACAAAAAGGTTATTTTGCCATTCTGGAATCGCAGATCCGCTGTAAAAGGTCATACCGCTAGGCGATACTGATGGGTCCCAGTAGTACACGGGTTGCTCCATACCTTCTTTTTGTTGTATCACGTTACCAATTTTCTTACCACCATATTCTATTCCATAAGTAATTGTTGGCCAGCCATAGTTATTACCTGCCACAACTCTATTGACTTCGTCACCACCACGAGGGCCGAACTCATTTGACCATAAATCACCAGTAACTGGGTGAAAAGCTAGTCCTTGTACATTTCTGTGACCGTATGAGTAAATCTCTGGACGTGATTTGTCTGCAAATGGTCCATTGGCTACGGGCTTGCCGTCTGTTGTGATATGTACAATTTTACCTAAACCAGAGTTCAAGTCTTGTGCTTTTGGGCGAGTGACTTTGTCTGAACGTTCCCCTGTGCTTACGAATAAGTTACCTTCTTTATCAAACAAAATTCTGCCACCATAATGCAGTGTTCCATTATGCGATGGGCCTGCTCTGTATATGACACTTGCGTTTTCTATGCTT
This portion of the Spirosomataceae bacterium TFI 002 genome encodes:
- a CDS encoding Glucose/arabinose dehydrogenase, beta-propeller fold; the encoded protein is MTLDTRFTNELIDNYLMKTTLAFISILGLISFSSCSQQTTKSSSNGVTSVETKEANSPEYKPAFEGQTRVKAVTTKTPYKFEVLTEDLDSPWGIAALPDGRFLITEKEGNMRIVDATGKISEKINGLPAVNSKGQGGLLGITLAPDFAKSRMVYFTLAEDVEGGTLTAAGKGRLADNEKSIENASVIYRAGPSHNGTLHYGGRILFDKEGNLFVSTGERSDKVTRPKAQDLNSGLGKIVHITTDGKPVANGPFADKSRPEIYSYGHRNVQGLAFHPVTGDLWSNEFGPRGGDEVNRVVAGNNYGWPTITYGIEYGGKKIGNVIQQKEGMEQPVYYWDPSVSPSGMTFYSGSAIPEWQNNLFVGCLSGLHIARLEIKNNKVVGEERLLVNESQRFRDIIQSGENLYTVTDQGKLYRISKK